AAAAGATGCATGGATTGGTAACTATCCCAAGTATGGTGGCGACGCGGATGCTCCATTATTATTTGGCTACAGCATGAAAGACTTCGAAGGATGGCAAGGTAGAAGTGACTACAAAGCTTATATGGATAACTTGTTTGCAGTGAACGTTCCAACAAAATTCATCCAACATTATAAAGTAACACAGTGGGAAGATGGAAATGCAGTTGAAATGACAGATAATAATAAAACTTACAACTGGGTACCAGGCATGAAGGCATTATTAAAAGATGACTCTGGTAAAAATACACTTGTAATTGAAAGAAAGTCTAATGATTTTGCAAATGATAAAGATGGTTACCGTACAAGAACTATGACATTTAATGGTAATAAAATATTTGAAGGTAAACCTGGTGATGAAAAGTATTTAATTCCATGGTCTTGGGATCAAAATGGTAAAAAATTGCCAGCAGCGAAGGAAAAATTATACCACTGGAATACAAATGGTGGAGAAACTACTTGGACTGTTCCAACTGGCTGGAAAGGTACAGTTAAAGTTTATGAGTTAACAGAATTAGGTAAAGAAAATGTGGAAGACGTTACGATTAAAAATGGTCAGATCACATTAAATGCAAAAAAATCTACTGCATATGTAATTCATAAAAGAGCGGAATCTAACAAAGATGTTAATTGGAGCGAAGGAATGCATCTTGTAGATACTGGCTTTAACAGCAATTCCTTAAAAGATTGGATAGTTACAGGAGATTCAGAAGCGGTTAAGATTACGAAGAGTGAAGGTAATAATAACATGTTAACAATCTCTAACAATAAAGAGAAAGTAAATGTTACTCAAAAAGTAACGGGATTAAAACCAAATACTAAGTATGCTGCTTATGTTGGTATAGACAACAGAAGTGAAGAACAAGCAAGTATAACAATTACTTCTAACGGCAAAAAGTATACAAATAGTACTGGTAAATCTATCGCTAAAAACTATGTTAGAGCTTATGCACACAATACTCTAGGCTCCGAGAAAGCAAAAGCAGATGGTCAAATGGCTTCAACAGTAGATGGAACAAGTTATTTCCAAAATATGTATGTATTCTTTGAAACTGGTCAAGAAGCATCTGATGTAACCATTGATTTATCTAGAGATGCTGGGAATGGTGCAAGTTACTTTGATGATATTCGTATCGTAGAAAATAACGCTAATAACCAAGTAAGCAGTAATCAATTCATACAAGACTTTGAAAATGTTGCACAAGGTATCTATCCGTTTGTAATTGGTAATATTGAAGGTGTAGAAGATAATAGAACTCACCTTGCTGAATTACATGCACCATATACTCAAAGAGGTTGGAACCAAAAACTAGTAAATGATGTTATTGCTGGTAAATGGTCAATTAAAACAAATGGTTTAACGCAACGTAACAAACTTGTATACCAAACAATACCTCAAAACTTCAAATTCCAACCAGGTGTAACGTATAAAATCACTTTTGATTTTGAAGCAGGTAGTGATGGAACTTACGCAGTAGTAACAGGTAATGCTCCATTTGAAGAAAAAGGAGTATTAACTATGGATGAATTAAAATCAACAGCAAGTAGCGATAAGGATGCAAAAGCTGGCACATATTCCTTTACATTAGAAGGGGATGCATCAGGTCAAAGCTGGTTTGGTATTTATTCTACTAACAAAGCTGCCGATACTCAAGGTGTGACAGGCTCACAAGCAAACTTTAATGGCTATAAAGATATTATGCTTGATAATCTAGTTATTGAAACGGTACCAAACAACTAGAATCAGTTGTTTTAAAATGGGGGAAATTGTCTGTAATGAACAGGTGCCTGTCGCTCCCTGAGTTTTGTCGAAGATTGATAAGTATTTTATTGGAATGTGAAAAATAGCGTCGAAGAGGGAAGTGTTTCTAACACTTCCCTCTGTCCTTTTTAAAAAGGTCTTTTTATATTTGTATCTGATTACCGTTAGTTGTTGGGTTGATTGTACAAGTGGTGATGATATAATTTAGGTTAATAAAAAATGTAAGTATGGTTTGGAGGAAGAGTAAAAAAATGGAACCATTGCAGCATGAAAGTTTAATTCCGTTATATCACCAACTAATGGAAAGATTAAAGGATTCGATTGAAAAAGGAAATTGGACACCTGGAGATAAAATCCCATCGGAAAATCAGTTAATGGACCAATTTGGTGTGAGCCGCAACACAGCCAAAAAAGCAATTGAGGAGCTCGTACAGGCCGGAATCCTTTACCGCATCCAAGGAAAAGGAACTTTTGTGGCAAAGCCGAAATTGCAGCAGTCATTGATGGGGTTCTACAGCTTTAGCAAAGTATTAAAAGAAAAAGGATTGAATCCCAAGGATATTATCTTGAAGATTGAAGAAGTAAAACCAACTGCAAAAATCCGGGAAGCGCTCCAACTTAGAGATGATGAGCATGTGATTGAAATGAAACGCCTTCGCTGTGCCAATAATGAGCCGTATATTTTGGAATCATCTTTTATTCCTAAAGGTGTGGTTTCCGATACGGAGCAGCTAAAGAAAGTGGGCGATATATCCTTATATGATTTATTTTCTCAACAATACAACATCGTGGTAACAAGGGCAAAAGAGGCATTTGAGCCCGTTCTCATCCGTGCTGACGAAAGTGAATATCTTCAAACGGAAGAAGGGCGTCCGGCATTGTTACTGGAACGAACCGCTTTTGATGCGAACGGATTGCCTGTTGAATTTTGTATATCCATTGTGCGAGGCGATCGCTGCCGCTTTTATACTGAACTAACATAAACGTTGAAAAACTCATAGCCCTTTTGTCTATGAGTTTTTTTTGACTTCAAAAATAAAATTTTAGTTGATGGGTTGACAGGTTAACTGCTAGGAGGTTATATTCAAATTAGCTAAATTTTCAGTCAAGAACTGAAAGTCATTTTTAAAAATTTCCGTATACCAACAACCCGTCAATGAATTGGGTGGAAGGACTCCTCTTTTACAAAACGTATAAAAATATTAAAGAAATTTCCGTAATGGGAGAAAAAACTGTTATCCTATTAAAAAAGGCGTTTAAGTTCAACCTAAGAGGTGTTTTAGCAGTGGCAAGATTAAAAGATATTGCGGAATATGTTGGCGTTTCCATTTCCACGGTTTCAAGAGTGATTCAAAATGATCAGACCAGAAATGTGAATCCGGAAACGAAAATGAAAATTTGGGAGGCAGTGAAGGAGTTAGGGTATATTCCAAATCAGCATGCTCGAAATTTAGTGACCAACAAGCAAGAAAAGAATAAGACAAGAACAATGAAAATTGGCTGGGTAGCCAATCCAAAATCAGCAGAAACGAACCCTTACTTTGCAACGATTTATACAGGTATTCGTGATACATTAGCAAATAATGATTACACTCTTATTAGTATTACCAAGGATGAAATCGAAAATGAGACACTGCTTCTTAAAACGATTCATGACTTGGGAATTGAAGGCCTGCTTCTACTCGATAAGATTGAAGATAGCCTTATCGAATATATTCAGCAACAAATTCCTGTAGTAGGGCTGGACTTTTATTATTCAGACAAAAACATGGCCATCGTAGACTATGATCGCAAAGCCGCCATCAATGCAGTGGTTCAGTACTTTGTAAAACAAGGACACCGGGACATCGGATTTATTGGCGGAGGTGTTGATGACACCATTGAAGATTTGTCTGCGGAACATCGTTTTAAAGGATTCCAGCAGGCCATGGTGGAAGCTGGCTTAGCGATTCAACCAGAATGGGTCATCAATACAAAGTGGAAAATGGAAGCCAGCTATCAGCAAATGAGGAATTTGTTAGAGCAGGAGCCGCTGCATTTGCCCAC
This Neobacillus sp. YX16 DNA region includes the following protein-coding sequences:
- a CDS encoding endo-alpha-N-acetylgalactosaminidase family protein, which produces MKNSRNKFKKTIAVLLAGCMVGSTWYANSSLVLAEGNTAIKQEGSQIIPQGSQTVISSDQMDVLVDVNFPRVIQYNLKSGNGAGKTFYGQTEALDTILINDVAVKPKVKAIVSSDKIEYKMTLIDDSNNINAVITAELVVKGNILEFNITKIVDNKIVKTIEIPNHNLISVNSSQKDAVLDGVQMSTNTHINGDRQVKVDNNLNTQDEEQKGYMYAFLSNDELSAGIWSNTENSLAKKLDPNSYAAKTDAQRITAKATTNSAGQKTIGLSSTFWTYQKSEEHRKEDGTLELEDETVNKVDELPSAKVVITGDANGDKKINWQDGAIDYRNIMNEPLGSEKVPDLVGYRISMNFGGQAQNPFLMTLDGVKKFSLGTDGLGQSILLKGYGSEGHDSGHLNYADVGTRIGGAKDMKTLLEKGKEYGATFGIHVNASETYPESKYFQEDRLLKNPDGTYKYGWNWIDQGINIDADYDLRNGRAQRFKDLYDVLGGKKNDLDFIYVDVWGNGQSGDNSTWPSRQLSKEINSLGWRLGSEWGYANEYDSTFQHWAADLTYGGFTLKGINSTITRFIKNDQKDAWIGNYPKYGGDADAPLLFGYSMKDFEGWQGRSDYKAYMDNLFAVNVPTKFIQHYKVTQWEDGNAVEMTDNNKTYNWVPGMKALLKDDSGKNTLVIERKSNDFANDKDGYRTRTMTFNGNKIFEGKPGDEKYLIPWSWDQNGKKLPAAKEKLYHWNTNGGETTWTVPTGWKGTVKVYELTELGKENVEDVTIKNGQITLNAKKSTAYVIHKRAESNKDVNWSEGMHLVDTGFNSNSLKDWIVTGDSEAVKITKSEGNNNMLTISNNKEKVNVTQKVTGLKPNTKYAAYVGIDNRSEEQASITITSNGKKYTNSTGKSIAKNYVRAYAHNTLGSEKAKADGQMASTVDGTSYFQNMYVFFETGQEASDVTIDLSRDAGNGASYFDDIRIVENNANNQVSSNQFIQDFENVAQGIYPFVIGNIEGVEDNRTHLAELHAPYTQRGWNQKLVNDVIAGKWSIKTNGLTQRNKLVYQTIPQNFKFQPGVTYKITFDFEAGSDGTYAVVTGNAPFEEKGVLTMDELKSTASSDKDAKAGTYSFTLEGDASGQSWFGIYSTNKAADTQGVTGSQANFNGYKDIMLDNLVIETVPNN
- a CDS encoding GntR family transcriptional regulator — encoded protein: MEPLQHESLIPLYHQLMERLKDSIEKGNWTPGDKIPSENQLMDQFGVSRNTAKKAIEELVQAGILYRIQGKGTFVAKPKLQQSLMGFYSFSKVLKEKGLNPKDIILKIEEVKPTAKIREALQLRDDEHVIEMKRLRCANNEPYILESSFIPKGVVSDTEQLKKVGDISLYDLFSQQYNIVVTRAKEAFEPVLIRADESEYLQTEEGRPALLLERTAFDANGLPVEFCISIVRGDRCRFYTELT
- a CDS encoding LacI family DNA-binding transcriptional regulator, which codes for MNWVEGLLFYKTYKNIKEISVMGEKTVILLKKAFKFNLRGVLAVARLKDIAEYVGVSISTVSRVIQNDQTRNVNPETKMKIWEAVKELGYIPNQHARNLVTNKQEKNKTRTMKIGWVANPKSAETNPYFATIYTGIRDTLANNDYTLISITKDEIENETLLLKTIHDLGIEGLLLLDKIEDSLIEYIQQQIPVVGLDFYYSDKNMAIVDYDRKAAINAVVQYFVKQGHRDIGFIGGGVDDTIEDLSAEHRFKGFQQAMVEAGLAIQPEWVINTKWKMEASYQQMRNLLEQEPLHLPTAMVCASDLMAIAAIRAVRESHLRIPEDIAFFGVDNLEMGKYSSPQLSTVEIPKYEMGRMAAKTIMEMVEEEVKLPIKMILPFELVIRESSKIKRT